A stretch of Castanea sativa cultivar Marrone di Chiusa Pesio chromosome 2, ASM4071231v1 DNA encodes these proteins:
- the LOC142625725 gene encoding aspartic proteinase-like protein 1 isoform X2 produces MAAQSARLLVYFLTAAWLAVENEYIALASTTLSLRLIHRFSDEAAKALKFSPSETNGSAGVSSWRKKSKDYYRVLLSNDLHRQNMKLGSHYQLLFPSQGSNTVSFGNDFGWLHYTWIDIGTPNVSFLVALDTGSDLLWVPCDCIQCAPLSGAYYSSLDIDLNEYNPSDSTTSKHLSCSHQLCESGPNCKSPKQQCPYNINYYTESTSSSGLLVEDMLNLASGSDNTSNTSVQAPVIIGCGMKQSGGYLDGVAPDGLLGLGLGEISVPSILAKAGLVRNSFSMCFNDDGSGRIFFGDLGLATQQSTSFLPLDGTYKTYIVGVEACCIGNSCLKLTSFRALIDSGASFTFLPDEVYEKTVNEFDRHVNATRSSFEGYPWKYCYKSSLQELPKVPSVTLMFPLNNSFVVHNPVFIINGSQGVDGFCLAIQPTDEDIGTIGRQDLGDSKTMSVTSPPDGTPSNPLPTNEQQRTPGGHAVSPAVAGRAPAKPSAASTQLISSRFCLLRLLPELLLLLNIISAFKANTGIL; encoded by the exons ATGGCGGCTCAGTCGGCTCGGCTACTGGTGTATTTCTTGACGGCGGCGTGGCTCGCGGTCGAGAACGAGTATATTGCTCTGGCTTCGACGACGCTGTCGTTGAGGCTAATTCACCGCTTCTCCGACGAAGCAGCGAAAGCGCTCAAGTTTTCGCCGTCGGAGACAAACGGCAGTGCCGGAGTGTCGTCGTGGAGGAAGAAGAGCAAAGACTATTACCGAGTCCTGTTAAGCAATGACCTCCATAGACAGAACATGAAGCTCGGCTCTCACTACCAACTCCTCTTCCCTTCTCAAGGCAGCAATACGGTGTCGTTCGGAAACGACTTCGGATG GTTACATTACACTTGGATTGACATTGGAACTCCAAATGTGTCATTTCTGGTAGCATTGGATACAGGGAGTGATTTGCTTTGGGTTCCATGCGATTGCATTCAATGTGCTCCCTTATCTGGCGCTTACTATAGCTCTCTG GATATAGATCTGAACGAGTACAATCCATCTGATTCAACCACCAGCAAGCATTTATCTTGCAGCCATCAGTTATGTGAATCAGGTCCAAACTGCAAAAGTCCTAAGCAGCAATGCCCTTACAATATAAATTACTACACGGAAAGCACATCAAGTTCTGGATTGCTAGTTGAGGACATGTTGAATCTTGCATCAGGCAGTGATAACACATCAAACACTTCTGTTCAGGCTCCAGTCATTATAGG ATGTGGTATGAAACAGAGTGGTGGTTATTTGGATGGTGTGGCTCCTGATGGTCTCTTGGGTCTGGGACTTGGAGAGATTTCAGTTCCAAGTATTCTTGCTAAAGCAGGATTGGTTCGGAACTCTTTCTCAATGTGCTTTAATGACGATGGTTCGGGGAGAATATTTTTTGGGGACCTGGGACTGGCCACCCAACAGTCTACTTCATTCCTGCCTTTAGATGGAACATA TAAAACCTACATTGTTGGGGTGGAGGCTTGTTGTATTGGAAACTCTTGTCTTAAGCTGACGAGCTTCAGAGCATTGATTGATAGTGGGGCATCATTTACATTTCTTCCAGATGAAGTATATGAAAAAACTGTAAATGAG TTTGACAGACATGTCAATGCTACAAGGTCTAGCTTTGAAGGATATCCTTGGAAGTATTGCTATAAATCCAG TTTGCAAGAATTGCCCAAGGTTCCCTCTGTGACACTCATGTTCCCATTGAACAATAGCTTTGTGGTCCATAATCCTGTTTTTATAATCAATGGCAGTCAG GGAGTTGATGGTTTTTGTTTAGCCATACAGCCAACTGATGAAGATATTGGAACAATTGGAC GTCAAGATCTTGGTGATAGTAAGACAATGTCCGTGACTTCCCCTCCAGATGGCACACCATCTAATCCATTGCCGACAAATGAGCAGCAGCGCACCCCTGGCGGGCATGCAGTTTCTCCTGCTGTTGCTGGAAGAGCTCCCGCCAAACCGTCAGCTGCCTCAACTCAGCTCATCTCATCCAGGTTCTGTTTATTAAGATTGCTGCCGGAGCTGCTTCTactgttaaatattatttcagcCTTTAAAGCAAATACTGGCATCCTCTAA
- the LOC142625725 gene encoding aspartic proteinase-like protein 1 isoform X1, translating into MAAQSARLLVYFLTAAWLAVENEYIALASTTLSLRLIHRFSDEAAKALKFSPSETNGSAGVSSWRKKSKDYYRVLLSNDLHRQNMKLGSHYQLLFPSQGSNTVSFGNDFGWLHYTWIDIGTPNVSFLVALDTGSDLLWVPCDCIQCAPLSGAYYSSLDIDLNEYNPSDSTTSKHLSCSHQLCESGPNCKSPKQQCPYNINYYTESTSSSGLLVEDMLNLASGSDNTSNTSVQAPVIIGCGMKQSGGYLDGVAPDGLLGLGLGEISVPSILAKAGLVRNSFSMCFNDDGSGRIFFGDLGLATQQSTSFLPLDGTYKTYIVGVEACCIGNSCLKLTSFRALIDSGASFTFLPDEVYEKTVNEFDRHVNATRSSFEGYPWKYCYKSSLQELPKVPSVTLMFPLNNSFVVHNPVFIINGSQGVDGFCLAIQPTDEDIGTIGQNYMTGYRMVFDRENLKLAWSRSNCQDLGDSKTMSVTSPPDGTPSNPLPTNEQQRTPGGHAVSPAVAGRAPAKPSAASTQLISSRFCLLRLLPELLLLLNIISAFKANTGIL; encoded by the exons ATGGCGGCTCAGTCGGCTCGGCTACTGGTGTATTTCTTGACGGCGGCGTGGCTCGCGGTCGAGAACGAGTATATTGCTCTGGCTTCGACGACGCTGTCGTTGAGGCTAATTCACCGCTTCTCCGACGAAGCAGCGAAAGCGCTCAAGTTTTCGCCGTCGGAGACAAACGGCAGTGCCGGAGTGTCGTCGTGGAGGAAGAAGAGCAAAGACTATTACCGAGTCCTGTTAAGCAATGACCTCCATAGACAGAACATGAAGCTCGGCTCTCACTACCAACTCCTCTTCCCTTCTCAAGGCAGCAATACGGTGTCGTTCGGAAACGACTTCGGATG GTTACATTACACTTGGATTGACATTGGAACTCCAAATGTGTCATTTCTGGTAGCATTGGATACAGGGAGTGATTTGCTTTGGGTTCCATGCGATTGCATTCAATGTGCTCCCTTATCTGGCGCTTACTATAGCTCTCTG GATATAGATCTGAACGAGTACAATCCATCTGATTCAACCACCAGCAAGCATTTATCTTGCAGCCATCAGTTATGTGAATCAGGTCCAAACTGCAAAAGTCCTAAGCAGCAATGCCCTTACAATATAAATTACTACACGGAAAGCACATCAAGTTCTGGATTGCTAGTTGAGGACATGTTGAATCTTGCATCAGGCAGTGATAACACATCAAACACTTCTGTTCAGGCTCCAGTCATTATAGG ATGTGGTATGAAACAGAGTGGTGGTTATTTGGATGGTGTGGCTCCTGATGGTCTCTTGGGTCTGGGACTTGGAGAGATTTCAGTTCCAAGTATTCTTGCTAAAGCAGGATTGGTTCGGAACTCTTTCTCAATGTGCTTTAATGACGATGGTTCGGGGAGAATATTTTTTGGGGACCTGGGACTGGCCACCCAACAGTCTACTTCATTCCTGCCTTTAGATGGAACATA TAAAACCTACATTGTTGGGGTGGAGGCTTGTTGTATTGGAAACTCTTGTCTTAAGCTGACGAGCTTCAGAGCATTGATTGATAGTGGGGCATCATTTACATTTCTTCCAGATGAAGTATATGAAAAAACTGTAAATGAG TTTGACAGACATGTCAATGCTACAAGGTCTAGCTTTGAAGGATATCCTTGGAAGTATTGCTATAAATCCAG TTTGCAAGAATTGCCCAAGGTTCCCTCTGTGACACTCATGTTCCCATTGAACAATAGCTTTGTGGTCCATAATCCTGTTTTTATAATCAATGGCAGTCAG GGAGTTGATGGTTTTTGTTTAGCCATACAGCCAACTGATGAAGATATTGGAACAATTGGAC AGAACTATATGACCGGATACCGGATGGTGTTTGATAGGGAAAATTTAAAGTTGGCATGGTCCCGCTCAAATT GTCAAGATCTTGGTGATAGTAAGACAATGTCCGTGACTTCCCCTCCAGATGGCACACCATCTAATCCATTGCCGACAAATGAGCAGCAGCGCACCCCTGGCGGGCATGCAGTTTCTCCTGCTGTTGCTGGAAGAGCTCCCGCCAAACCGTCAGCTGCCTCAACTCAGCTCATCTCATCCAGGTTCTGTTTATTAAGATTGCTGCCGGAGCTGCTTCTactgttaaatattatttcagcCTTTAAAGCAAATACTGGCATCCTCTAA